From Cellulosimicrobium cellulans, the proteins below share one genomic window:
- a CDS encoding CorA family divalent cation transporter produces MTTTLPEPTSLAAAARVDRALPAPARGGLDLHARAHGTGAPRFDPRVLRSRWVQVGVGDPDATARAAEHGVDFAAAGGRVWETDAHVYLPVTATRRDGDRVVYERIVLALSPDVVVTAQPQRHYGVFDKAIARMRRTPWLIASSYGVAYSLLYALNEAADRVVSYASDLLEDMSDEIDEATRGVDSRGREIGVSDMQDTITRMNRAEEIVSRAQESQLSLARAARHLRSEIADSDPVLAGLVETLVADVDGVKQHASFEHDKVRYLQQAIMTSLDVKQAQIVKVFTIITAVFLPPTLIASFYGMNFTHMPELDRPYGFTLTVLLTLVAAVIPLAYIKRRGWLR; encoded by the coding sequence ATGACGACGACGCTGCCCGAGCCCACGAGCCTCGCCGCCGCGGCGCGCGTCGACCGCGCCCTCCCCGCGCCCGCGCGCGGCGGGCTGGACCTGCACGCCCGCGCGCACGGCACCGGCGCCCCCCGGTTCGACCCCCGCGTCCTGCGCTCCCGCTGGGTCCAGGTCGGCGTGGGCGACCCCGACGCGACGGCCCGCGCTGCCGAGCACGGCGTCGACTTCGCCGCCGCCGGGGGTCGGGTCTGGGAGACGGACGCCCACGTCTACCTCCCCGTGACCGCCACGCGGCGCGACGGCGACCGGGTCGTCTACGAGCGGATCGTGCTCGCCCTCTCCCCCGACGTCGTCGTGACCGCCCAGCCGCAGCGCCACTACGGCGTCTTCGACAAGGCGATCGCACGCATGCGGCGCACCCCGTGGCTCATCGCCTCCTCCTACGGCGTCGCGTACTCGCTGCTGTACGCGCTCAACGAGGCGGCCGACCGGGTCGTGTCGTACGCGAGCGACCTCCTCGAGGACATGTCCGACGAGATCGACGAGGCGACGCGCGGCGTCGACTCCCGCGGCCGGGAGATCGGGGTGAGCGACATGCAGGACACCATCACCCGCATGAACCGCGCGGAGGAGATCGTCTCGCGCGCCCAGGAGTCCCAGCTCTCGCTCGCCCGCGCCGCGCGGCACCTGCGCAGCGAGATCGCCGACTCGGACCCCGTGCTCGCGGGACTGGTCGAGACCCTGGTCGCGGACGTCGACGGGGTGAAGCAGCACGCGAGCTTCGAGCACGACAAGGTGCGGTACCTGCAGCAGGCGATCATGACCTCGCTCGACGTCAAGCAGGCCCAGATCGTCAAGGTCTTCACGATCATCACGGCCGTCTTCCTGCCGCCGACGCTCATCGCGTCGTTCTACGGCATGAACTTCACGCACATGCCCGAGCTCGACCGCCCGTACGGCTTCACGCTCACGGTCCTGCTCACCCTCGTGGCAGCCGTCATCCCGCTCGCCTACATCAAGCGCCGCGGCTGGCTCCGCTGA
- the dtd gene encoding D-aminoacyl-tRNA deacylase, with product MRAVLQRVSRASVSVVSEDGTTEVVGAIDRPGVLALVGVTHDDGDTQVETIARKIAELRILAGERSVQDEGAPVLVVSQFTLYADTKKGRRPSWNGAAPGPVAEPLVEAVVARLRERGIEVATGRFGAHMAVELVNDGPVTLILEA from the coding sequence GTGAGGGCCGTCCTGCAGCGCGTCTCGCGCGCGAGCGTGAGCGTGGTGTCCGAGGACGGCACGACGGAGGTCGTGGGAGCGATCGACCGTCCGGGCGTGCTCGCGCTCGTCGGCGTGACCCACGACGACGGCGACACGCAGGTCGAGACGATCGCGCGCAAGATCGCAGAGCTCCGGATCCTCGCGGGGGAGCGCTCGGTGCAGGACGAGGGCGCTCCCGTGCTGGTCGTCAGCCAGTTCACGCTCTACGCCGACACGAAGAAGGGCCGCCGACCCTCGTGGAACGGCGCGGCGCCCGGTCCCGTCGCGGAGCCCTTGGTCGAGGCGGTCGTGGCGCGGCTGCGCGAGCGCGGGATCGAGGTCGCGACCGGGCGGTTCGGGGCGCACATGGCCGTGGAGCTCGTCAACGACGGCCCGGTCACGCTGATCCTCGAGGCCTGA
- a CDS encoding asparaginase, whose protein sequence is MTGHVRGGIERAAVPLAEVVRGDLVESVHAGHLVLLGDDRGPVLERGDADAVIWPRSSVKPFQAVAMLRHGLVLPPRLLALAAASHNGEPEHLAGVREILEGVGLDESALQNTPDMPLHPPAAFAWQREGHGPSSITQNCSGKHAAMLATCVAAGWDTATYLDVDHPLQVAVRETVAQATSVPVEHVTVDGCGAPLFSTTVRGLARAFGRLAAAPERDPRSPEAHVARAMAAFPEMVGGTGRDATLAMRAVPGLVAKDGADGVYGAGLPDGSALAFKVLDGGSRPRPAVLAAALRRLGALGVAGADDAALTALGDVPVLGAGRPVGSVRAVLDTERHA, encoded by the coding sequence GTGACCGGGCACGTCCGGGGCGGGATCGAGCGCGCCGCCGTCCCGCTCGCCGAGGTCGTCCGGGGTGACCTCGTGGAGTCGGTCCACGCCGGGCACCTCGTCCTGCTGGGCGATGACCGCGGGCCGGTCCTGGAGCGTGGCGACGCCGACGCCGTGATCTGGCCGCGGTCGAGCGTCAAGCCGTTCCAGGCCGTCGCGATGCTGCGGCACGGGCTCGTCCTCCCGCCGCGTCTCCTCGCGCTCGCCGCGGCGAGCCACAACGGGGAGCCGGAGCACCTCGCCGGGGTCCGGGAGATCCTCGAGGGCGTCGGGCTCGACGAGTCGGCGCTGCAGAACACGCCCGACATGCCGCTCCACCCGCCCGCCGCGTTCGCGTGGCAGCGCGAGGGCCACGGGCCGTCGTCGATCACGCAGAACTGCTCCGGCAAGCACGCGGCGATGCTCGCGACGTGCGTCGCCGCCGGCTGGGACACCGCCACCTACCTGGACGTCGACCACCCGCTGCAGGTCGCGGTCCGTGAGACCGTCGCCCAGGCGACCAGCGTGCCGGTCGAGCACGTGACCGTCGACGGGTGCGGGGCGCCGCTCTTCTCCACGACCGTGCGCGGCCTCGCGCGCGCGTTCGGGCGGCTCGCGGCCGCCCCGGAGCGCGACCCGCGCTCGCCGGAGGCGCACGTCGCCCGCGCGATGGCGGCGTTCCCGGAGATGGTCGGCGGGACGGGCCGGGACGCGACGCTCGCGATGCGCGCGGTGCCGGGCCTGGTCGCCAAGGACGGCGCGGACGGCGTCTACGGTGCCGGACTGCCCGACGGCAGCGCGCTCGCCTTCAAGGTGCTCGACGGCGGCTCCCGCCCGCGGCCCGCGGTGCTCGCCGCCGCGCTCCGGCGCCTCGGCGCGCTCGGCGTGGCAGGGGCCGACGACGCGGCGCTGACCGCGCTCGGCGACGTGCCCGTGCTCGGCGCGGGTCGCCCGGTGGGGTCGGTGCGCGCGGTGCTCGACACGGAGCGACACGCGTGA
- a CDS encoding DUF2516 family protein: protein MGIIGSLQWIVFFVLMLVVFVTELVALVDAIRRPASAFTAEGKLTKPIWLAILGVAAALGFVSLPPMSVGGFFGVIGVVAAIVYLVDVRPRLLPYGNGRGNGSSGRPGGW from the coding sequence GTGGGAATCATCGGGTCGCTCCAGTGGATCGTCTTCTTCGTGCTCATGCTCGTCGTGTTCGTGACGGAGCTCGTCGCGCTCGTCGACGCGATCCGACGTCCCGCGAGCGCGTTCACGGCCGAGGGCAAGCTGACCAAGCCGATCTGGCTCGCGATCCTCGGCGTCGCGGCAGCCCTCGGATTCGTCTCGCTGCCGCCGATGAGCGTCGGGGGCTTCTTCGGGGTCATCGGCGTGGTCGCGGCGATCGTCTACCTCGTGGACGTGCGTCCCCGGCTCCTGCCGTACGGCAACGGCCGCGGCAACGGGTCGTCCGGCCGCCCCGGCGGCTGGTGA
- a CDS encoding type II toxin-antitoxin system VapC family toxin: MALVYFDASALVKLCVPEAGSALASRLWNRADVVVTSRLADVEVRAALAAGARGGVLDGPGHARALGAWDELYPALHVVEVSGEVADRASALVAAGALRSNDAVHVASALAVAHDDTIVAAWDPHVVTAARSVGLRVVPWPLARP, encoded by the coding sequence ATGGCCCTGGTCTACTTCGACGCGAGCGCCCTCGTGAAGCTCTGCGTCCCCGAGGCGGGCTCCGCGCTGGCGAGCCGCCTGTGGAACCGGGCGGACGTCGTCGTGACGAGCCGCCTCGCCGACGTCGAGGTGCGGGCGGCCCTCGCCGCGGGCGCCCGCGGCGGCGTGCTCGACGGCCCGGGCCACGCGCGCGCCCTCGGCGCGTGGGACGAGCTGTACCCCGCGCTGCACGTGGTCGAGGTCTCCGGCGAGGTCGCCGACCGCGCGTCGGCGCTCGTCGCGGCCGGTGCGCTGCGCAGCAACGACGCGGTGCACGTGGCGAGCGCTCTCGCCGTCGCGCACGACGACACGATCGTGGCGGCCTGGGACCCGCACGTGGTGACCGCCGCGCGGTCGGTCGGGCTGCGGGTGGTGCCGTGGCCGCTCGCCAGACCGTAG
- a CDS encoding type II toxin-antitoxin system Phd/YefM family antitoxin: MEVPVSALRAELKSWIERAREGEEVVITERGVPVARLTGVATADLVTELVRDGVLVPPAGERPVHAVPADAGTRTEGADGVRPSDGARGGRGGGVAALVRRIRR; this comes from the coding sequence ATGGAGGTCCCCGTCAGCGCCCTGCGCGCCGAGCTCAAGTCGTGGATCGAGCGGGCCAGGGAGGGCGAGGAGGTCGTCATCACCGAGCGCGGCGTCCCCGTCGCCCGGCTGACGGGCGTCGCGACGGCGGACCTGGTCACCGAGCTCGTGCGCGACGGCGTGCTGGTCCCGCCGGCGGGCGAGCGCCCGGTCCACGCGGTCCCCGCGGACGCCGGCACGCGGACGGAGGGCGCGGACGGGGTGCGACCGTCCGACGGCGCCCGTGGCGGTCGCGGGGGCGGCGTCGCCGCGCTCGTGCGCCGGATCCGGCGCTGA
- a CDS encoding FUSC family protein has translation MTAGPASGPGAVDVARTAWRRLLLRARIRQGASRVRVALWPILQASAAAGLAFGIARYGLGHTAPFFAPVSAWICLGFSQDRQLRRVLELAVGVAIGVGLGDLVVHAIGSGWWQVAVVLAVSALAARFIDRGAMLTTQAGVQAIVIVGLPAAQAGGPLGRWTDALVGGAVALAVAALTPGDPRRRPRLLGAEATTELAAVLDVLARGLRGRDRADLEAALVKGRASEGALEDWQSSASSARELARVSAAGLRHRDELGGLERQAVLVDRAMRSVRVLARRAMPVAGGPDERALDDVADLVARFGAGVHVLAEAVGAGRDPAVAREVLLEVAHSADPHALGDGDWQVQSLVMLVRSPIVDLLEAAGATPQQARDALPEL, from the coding sequence GTGACCGCGGGGCCGGCGTCGGGCCCCGGTGCGGTCGACGTCGCCCGCACCGCGTGGCGCCGGCTCCTCCTCCGGGCCCGGATCCGCCAGGGCGCCTCGCGCGTCCGCGTGGCGCTGTGGCCCATCCTCCAGGCGTCGGCCGCCGCCGGTCTCGCGTTCGGCATCGCTCGGTACGGGCTGGGCCACACGGCTCCCTTCTTCGCGCCGGTCTCCGCGTGGATCTGCCTCGGGTTCAGCCAGGACCGCCAGCTCCGCCGCGTCCTCGAGCTCGCGGTCGGGGTCGCGATCGGGGTCGGCCTCGGCGACCTCGTGGTCCACGCGATCGGGTCCGGGTGGTGGCAGGTCGCCGTAGTGCTCGCCGTCTCCGCGCTCGCGGCCCGCTTCATCGACCGCGGCGCGATGCTCACGACGCAGGCCGGGGTGCAGGCGATCGTCATCGTCGGGCTCCCGGCCGCGCAGGCGGGCGGCCCGCTCGGACGGTGGACGGACGCGCTCGTGGGCGGCGCCGTCGCGCTCGCGGTCGCCGCCCTCACCCCGGGCGACCCGCGCCGGCGTCCCCGGCTGCTGGGTGCCGAGGCGACGACGGAGCTCGCCGCCGTCCTCGACGTCCTCGCGCGCGGGCTGCGCGGGCGCGACCGCGCCGACCTCGAGGCGGCGCTCGTCAAGGGCCGCGCGTCCGAGGGCGCGCTCGAGGACTGGCAGTCGTCGGCGTCGTCGGCGCGCGAGCTCGCGCGCGTGAGCGCGGCCGGCCTGCGGCACCGGGACGAGCTCGGCGGGCTCGAGCGCCAGGCGGTCCTCGTGGACCGGGCGATGCGCAGCGTGCGCGTCCTGGCGCGGCGCGCGATGCCGGTCGCGGGCGGGCCGGACGAGCGTGCTCTCGACGACGTCGCGGACCTCGTCGCCCGGTTCGGCGCCGGGGTGCACGTGCTCGCCGAGGCGGTCGGCGCCGGTCGTGACCCGGCCGTGGCGCGCGAGGTCCTCCTCGAGGTCGCGCACAGCGCCGACCCGCACGCGCTCGGCGACGGCGACTGGCAGGTGCAGTCCCTCGTCATGCTCGTGCGGTCGCCCATCGTCGACCTCCTGGAGGCGGCCGGGGCGACGCCGCAGCAGGCGCGCGACGCCCTCCCCGAGCTCTGA
- the ygfZ gene encoding CAF17-like 4Fe-4S cluster assembly/insertion protein YgfZ, protein MTTGYTSPLLSRHGAVPATGPDEGVAWHYGDPTGEQRALRTGGAVVDQSHLGVVTVTGPDRLSWLHSITSQDLTALAPRTSTELLVLSPQGHVEHAASVVDDGETTWLVTERSHAADLAAWLDRMKFMLRVEIADATDDWAALGEPVDAEGAEGEPVTWRDPWPRVIGGGTRYGPPADEHPGRERPWRLVLVPRTELADAVAAREAAGWRLVGTWASEAARVEAWRPRLATEVDHRSIPHETDWLRTSVHMHKGCYRGQETIARVHNLGRPPRRVVMLHLDGSGHLLPVPGADVTLDGRSVGAVTSVARHHELGPIALAVLKRSVPEDAELLVDCDGGAISAAQEVVVPGEGVSVDRPAPRGPVGRGITPRGEGAPTSML, encoded by the coding sequence GTGACCACCGGCTACACCAGCCCGCTCCTGTCCCGCCACGGTGCGGTGCCCGCGACCGGCCCCGACGAGGGCGTCGCGTGGCACTACGGCGACCCGACGGGGGAGCAGCGTGCCCTGCGCACGGGCGGCGCCGTCGTCGACCAGTCGCACCTGGGCGTCGTCACCGTCACGGGCCCGGACCGCCTGAGCTGGCTGCACTCCATCACGTCGCAGGACCTCACGGCGCTCGCCCCGCGGACCTCCACCGAGCTGCTCGTGCTCTCGCCGCAGGGCCACGTCGAGCACGCCGCGTCCGTCGTCGACGACGGCGAGACGACGTGGCTCGTCACCGAGCGCTCGCACGCCGCGGACCTCGCCGCGTGGCTCGACCGCATGAAGTTCATGCTCCGCGTCGAGATCGCCGACGCGACCGACGACTGGGCGGCGCTCGGCGAGCCCGTCGACGCCGAGGGCGCGGAGGGCGAGCCGGTCACGTGGCGCGACCCGTGGCCGCGCGTCATCGGCGGCGGCACGCGCTACGGCCCGCCCGCGGACGAGCACCCGGGGCGGGAGCGGCCGTGGCGGCTCGTGCTGGTGCCGCGGACGGAGCTGGCCGACGCCGTCGCGGCGCGCGAGGCGGCGGGCTGGCGGCTCGTGGGTACGTGGGCGAGCGAGGCCGCGCGCGTCGAGGCGTGGCGGCCGCGGCTCGCGACCGAGGTCGACCACCGGTCCATCCCGCACGAGACCGACTGGCTGCGCACCTCCGTCCACATGCACAAGGGCTGCTACCGGGGCCAGGAGACGATCGCGCGCGTGCACAACCTCGGGCGCCCCCCGCGCCGGGTCGTGATGCTGCACCTCGACGGCTCGGGGCACCTGCTGCCCGTGCCGGGCGCCGACGTCACGCTCGACGGGCGGTCCGTCGGCGCCGTGACGTCGGTCGCGCGCCACCACGAGCTCGGCCCGATCGCGCTCGCCGTCCTCAAGCGCAGCGTGCCCGAGGACGCCGAGCTCCTCGTCGACTGCGACGGCGGCGCGATCTCCGCGGCGCAGGAGGTCGTGGTGCCGGGCGAGGGCGTCTCGGTCGACCGCCCCGCCCCGCGCGGCCCCGTCGGCCGGGGGATCACGCCCCGCGGCGAGGGCGCGCCGACGAGCATGCTGTGA
- a CDS encoding FABP family protein, with protein sequence MPFEFPEGLAPEVYPLAWLVGSWRGEGVVKYPGIEETPFVHDVVFDHDGGPYLRYESTLRVLEAEVPETVPDEGAWPERDAATLDVAAADAPVWSTETGYWRVSTDRPDGLEDDRHPLEVLVADPAGRVSVYLGAVGNGRVDLASDLIARTSTASEVTASKRLYGFVEGQLLWVWELAAFGEPLQSYASAKLTRRPSA encoded by the coding sequence ATGCCGTTCGAGTTCCCCGAGGGGCTCGCGCCCGAGGTCTACCCGCTCGCCTGGCTCGTCGGGAGCTGGCGCGGCGAGGGGGTGGTCAAGTACCCGGGCATCGAGGAGACCCCGTTCGTCCACGACGTCGTGTTCGACCACGACGGCGGCCCGTACCTGCGCTACGAGTCGACGCTGCGCGTCCTCGAGGCCGAGGTCCCGGAGACCGTCCCCGACGAGGGGGCGTGGCCCGAGCGTGACGCCGCGACGCTGGACGTCGCGGCGGCCGACGCGCCCGTGTGGTCCACCGAGACGGGCTACTGGCGCGTGTCCACCGACCGCCCCGACGGGCTCGAGGACGACCGGCACCCGCTCGAGGTGCTGGTCGCCGACCCCGCGGGTCGCGTGTCCGTGTACCTCGGCGCGGTCGGCAACGGCCGTGTGGACCTGGCGAGCGACCTCATCGCGCGCACGTCCACGGCGTCGGAGGTCACGGCCTCGAAGCGGCTGTACGGGTTCGTCGAGGGCCAGCTCCTGTGGGTCTGGGAATTGGCGGCCTTCGGTGAGCCGTTGCAGTCGTACGCGTCCGCGAAGCTGACCCGGCGCCCGTCGGCCTGA
- a CDS encoding DsrE family protein, with protein sequence MTDTVPPRAALRQRSLVVKATSGLDRPEAANQAFTVAAAAVAAGVEVSVWLTGEAAWFGLPGRAAELELEHAAPLPDLLDAVLAAGTLTVCTQCAARRGITADDVLPGVRIAGAAVFVEEALREGAQALVY encoded by the coding sequence GTGACCGACACCGTGCCGCCCCGCGCGGCCCTCCGCCAGCGCTCGCTCGTCGTCAAGGCCACGTCCGGGCTCGACCGGCCCGAGGCCGCCAACCAGGCGTTCACCGTCGCCGCCGCAGCGGTCGCCGCGGGCGTCGAGGTGAGCGTGTGGCTCACGGGCGAGGCCGCGTGGTTCGGTCTGCCCGGGCGGGCGGCCGAGCTCGAGCTGGAGCACGCGGCCCCGCTGCCCGACCTGCTCGACGCCGTGCTCGCCGCCGGCACCCTCACCGTGTGCACGCAGTGCGCCGCGCGCCGCGGCATCACGGCCGACGACGTGCTCCCCGGCGTGCGGATCGCGGGCGCGGCGGTGTTCGTCGAGGAGGCGCTGCGCGAGGGCGCGCAGGCCCTCGTCTACTGA
- a CDS encoding DUF4395 domain-containing protein has protein sequence MSDQAGRGDATTERGPAPAGIDPRGPRAGAGITALLLAVVILLWTSPAALVLLAVVAASFLLGALRGAQGTWQAWVYRVAILPRIGPTAEREDPRPPRFAQVVGLVITGAGVVLGLLGVEAAVPAAAALALVAAVLNAAFGLCLGCELYLLLRRVAPARS, from the coding sequence ATGAGCGACCAGGCTGGCCGAGGCGACGCCACGACGGAGCGCGGGCCCGCGCCCGCCGGCATCGACCCGCGCGGCCCGCGCGCGGGGGCCGGCATCACGGCGCTGCTGCTCGCCGTCGTGATCCTCCTGTGGACGTCGCCCGCGGCGCTCGTGCTGCTCGCGGTCGTCGCGGCGAGCTTCCTGCTCGGGGCCCTGCGGGGTGCGCAGGGCACGTGGCAGGCCTGGGTCTACCGGGTGGCCATCCTTCCGCGCATCGGTCCGACGGCGGAGCGCGAGGACCCGAGACCGCCGCGGTTCGCGCAGGTGGTCGGCCTCGTCATCACCGGGGCCGGGGTCGTGCTGGGCCTGCTGGGCGTCGAGGCGGCCGTCCCGGCCGCGGCGGCGCTCGCGCTCGTGGCCGCCGTCCTCAACGCGGCGTTCGGCCTGTGCCTGGGCTGCGAGCTGTACCTGCTGCTGCGGCGGGTCGCGCCGGCGCGCTCCTGA
- a CDS encoding thioredoxin family protein: protein MTPSVLPGVLLGATLLATLALGVWWQRRQGVVRAARTTSARASADHGAAPFDWPAHGVVLGARGTFVQFSAELCAPCRATARVLGEVSAAHDDVTHREMDVDDHLDLVRAFGILRTPTVLVLDAEGREVARASGGMNRAQALGALAVADAGAASATAHDA from the coding sequence ATGACGCCGTCGGTGCTCCCCGGTGTCCTCCTCGGGGCGACGCTGCTCGCGACGCTCGCGCTCGGCGTGTGGTGGCAGCGGCGTCAGGGGGTCGTGCGGGCGGCGCGCACGACGTCGGCCCGAGCCTCTGCGGACCACGGCGCCGCGCCCTTCGACTGGCCCGCCCACGGTGTCGTGCTGGGCGCCCGCGGCACGTTCGTCCAGTTCTCGGCGGAGCTGTGCGCGCCGTGCCGGGCGACCGCGCGCGTCCTGGGCGAGGTGAGCGCGGCGCACGACGACGTGACGCATCGTGAGATGGACGTCGACGACCACCTCGACCTGGTGCGAGCATTCGGCATACTGCGCACGCCGACCGTCCTCGTGCTCGACGCGGAGGGTCGGGAGGTCGCCCGCGCGAGCGGGGGGATGAACCGCGCCCAGGCGCTCGGGGCGCTCGCCGTCGCGGACGCGGGAGCGGCCTCCGCGACCGCGCACGACGCCTGA
- a CDS encoding winged helix-turn-helix transcriptional regulator, whose protein sequence is MADLLILTPATGGSVEVLPALGLLSHRIRVLPMEPSALVDAPDSDVVLLDARRDLVAARTTCRLLHATGLTVPLVLVLTEGGLTVVTAEWGADDLLLEAAGPAEVEARLRLVIERSARGPAEDGPQEIAAGELAIDASGYTARLRGRPIDLTYKEFELLKYLVQHPGRVFTRAQLLQEVWGYDYYGGTRTVDVHVRRLRAKLGPEHEQLIGTVRNVGYRFDPPKDRRPAEGADDAGTAAAGSSADSGPGTPVGSSG, encoded by the coding sequence ATGGCGGACCTGCTCATCCTCACCCCCGCGACAGGCGGTTCCGTCGAGGTCCTGCCCGCGCTCGGCCTGCTCTCGCACCGCATCCGGGTCCTGCCCATGGAGCCGTCGGCGCTGGTCGACGCCCCGGACTCCGACGTCGTGCTGCTCGACGCGCGCCGCGACCTCGTCGCGGCGCGCACCACGTGCCGCCTCCTGCACGCCACCGGGCTCACCGTCCCGCTCGTGCTCGTCCTCACCGAGGGCGGGCTGACCGTCGTCACGGCGGAGTGGGGCGCGGACGACCTCCTCCTCGAGGCGGCCGGGCCGGCGGAGGTGGAGGCACGCCTGCGCCTCGTCATCGAACGGTCCGCACGCGGCCCGGCCGAGGACGGCCCGCAGGAGATCGCGGCCGGCGAGCTCGCGATCGACGCGAGCGGCTACACCGCACGGCTGCGCGGCCGCCCCATCGACCTCACGTACAAGGAGTTCGAGCTCCTCAAGTACCTCGTGCAGCACCCGGGCCGCGTGTTCACGCGCGCCCAGCTGCTCCAAGAGGTCTGGGGCTACGACTACTACGGCGGCACGCGGACCGTCGACGTCCACGTCCGACGCCTGCGCGCCAAGCTCGGCCCCGAGCACGAGCAGCTCATCGGGACGGTGCGCAACGTCGGGTACCGGTTCGACCCGCCGAAGGACCGCCGTCCCGCCGAGGGCGCCGACGACGCCGGGACGGCCGCGGCCGGGTCGTCGGCCGACAGCGGACCCGGGACCCCGGTAGGTTCGTCCGGGTGA